A portion of the Sphingorhabdus pulchriflava genome contains these proteins:
- the rpsB gene encoding 30S ribosomal protein S2: MAAPVVTMHQLLEAGAHFGHQTHRWNPRMKPYIFGARNGVHILDLSQTVPLFARALDFVSSTVQAGGKVLFVGTKRQAQGPIADAARASGQHFVNHRWLGGMLTNWKTVSNSIKKLKTLEEQLSGETSGFTKKEILQMTRERDKLELSLGGIRDMGGIPDVMFVIDANKEELAIKEANVLGIPVIAILDSNVSPDGIAFPVPANDDAARAIRLYCDAIATASSKGNTGAAVARGEDLGAMVEPPVEAAVVEVAAEEAPAAEAREEAAPEA; the protein is encoded by the coding sequence ATGGCGGCACCTGTCGTCACCATGCACCAATTGCTTGAGGCCGGAGCACATTTCGGCCACCAGACCCACCGTTGGAACCCGCGCATGAAGCCGTATATTTTCGGCGCACGCAATGGCGTTCACATCCTTGATCTGTCGCAGACCGTTCCGCTTTTTGCGCGGGCGCTCGACTTTGTTTCGTCCACCGTACAGGCAGGTGGCAAGGTCCTGTTCGTCGGTACCAAGCGCCAGGCGCAGGGGCCGATTGCTGACGCAGCTCGCGCTTCGGGTCAGCATTTCGTCAACCACCGTTGGCTGGGCGGCATGCTCACCAACTGGAAAACGGTTTCGAACTCGATCAAGAAGCTGAAGACGCTGGAAGAACAGTTGTCGGGTGAAACTTCGGGCTTCACGAAGAAGGAAATCCTTCAGATGACCCGCGAACGTGACAAGCTTGAGCTTTCGCTTGGCGGCATCCGCGACATGGGTGGCATTCCGGACGTGATGTTCGTAATCGATGCCAACAAGGAAGAACTCGCCATCAAAGAAGCCAATGTTCTTGGCATTCCCGTCATAGCAATCCTCGATTCGAACGTATCGCCCGATGGCATTGCATTCCCGGTTCCGGCGAATGACGACGCGGCCCGCGCGATCCGCCTCTATTGCGACGCTATTGCTACCGCATCGAGCAAGGGCAACACTGGTGCTGCTGTAGCACGCGGTGAAGATCTTGGCGCGATGGTAGAGCCGCCGGTTGAAGCTGCCGTCGTCGAAGTTGCGGCTGAAGAAGCCCCTGCTGCCGAAGCCAGAGAAGAAGCTGCCCCGGAAGCGTAA
- a CDS encoding DUF4189 domain-containing protein has product MFWIAHIGSGSRYAVVFRFVLFGLLTSFLFWPMAVSAQTFVCPNGPGPGEVQVGITGGSHGVADIPICASDGRENADSPAADTTPNESHAVLVWHPNASDVWVAGNYVYKDNVGENVALNACNKVMGGGCTRGDKWWNSSITIIRDHEGYFTNAWEREGSKKLLDECSAKQLLQCEVFAKIKSSTGNRSPGASVRKYFAASAWVKGNFGYNDKLYVASGYRSADEATAAAIKACVDATSRPCEVNTLTGNGFVQAYRFDGNHNATTENSSKRAKEAAQAGCKKFKAKSCTLQAQFDSRKSGLFVHDFGASKAP; this is encoded by the coding sequence ATGTTCTGGATTGCTCATATTGGAAGTGGGAGTAGATATGCAGTAGTGTTTCGGTTCGTCTTATTTGGCCTTCTCACCTCGTTTTTGTTCTGGCCTATGGCAGTCTCAGCACAAACTTTTGTGTGTCCGAACGGTCCCGGTCCGGGCGAAGTGCAGGTCGGGATAACGGGCGGTTCGCACGGTGTTGCTGACATACCCATCTGTGCTTCTGATGGACGTGAAAACGCCGACTCTCCTGCTGCGGATACAACGCCGAACGAATCACATGCGGTGCTGGTCTGGCATCCTAATGCTTCAGATGTCTGGGTGGCTGGCAATTATGTCTACAAGGACAATGTCGGAGAAAATGTTGCTCTCAATGCTTGCAACAAGGTGATGGGCGGAGGCTGTACAAGAGGTGACAAGTGGTGGAATTCATCAATAACGATCATCCGAGACCATGAGGGATATTTCACCAATGCATGGGAGCGTGAGGGAAGTAAAAAGTTGCTGGATGAATGTTCTGCCAAGCAGTTGCTGCAATGTGAAGTGTTCGCAAAGATCAAGTCTAGCACCGGCAACCGTTCACCGGGGGCGTCCGTGCGCAAATATTTCGCTGCCTCTGCGTGGGTTAAAGGTAATTTCGGATATAACGACAAGCTTTATGTCGCGAGCGGTTACCGCAGTGCCGATGAAGCGACGGCAGCGGCGATCAAGGCCTGCGTCGACGCAACTTCGCGTCCCTGTGAAGTTAACACGTTGACCGGAAATGGGTTTGTCCAAGCGTATCGCTTCGACGGAAATCACAACGCAACCACCGAAAATTCGTCTAAGCGTGCGAAGGAAGCGGCCCAAGCCGGCTGCAAAAAATTTAAGGCGAAGTCGTGCACATTGCAGGCGCAGTTTGACAGCCGCAAATCTGGTCTTTTTGTCCATGATTTCGGTGCGTCAAAGGCACCATAA
- a CDS encoding acyl-CoA synthetase — protein MIWHFADVFDTIASLAPDQIALINGDTHRSWRDYEDRSARLANALLAAGLKPDAKTAIYAHNSNAYLEAQYASFKARTVPINVNYRYVEHELTYLFDNGDVEAVFFDAKFAPRLAAIRDHLPKLKLFVQIDDGSGETLAGAQDFEALIATNAPLPRLDYGEDDIYMIYTGGTTGMPKGVMYRHGDLSAGIASALLGPEVVEPSPEMLVAVVQALKEAGAAPISLPACPLMHGTGMWIGAFFAHFAGGAVATISDEKFDPDAIWAFIERKRVNAVAIVGDAFAKPMLAALREAEARGQHYDLTSLKVIGSSGVMFSSEVKRGLLEYIDVEIRDSIGSTEGAMGGSVVSRSLPPVDTAKFAFNPTTKVFNDRDEEVQPGSDEIGMIANGGVVPVGYFKDPEKSAKTFRSIAGVRYSFPGDFAQVTADGTLVLLGRGSVCINTGGEKVFPEEVEEALKAHGDIWDALVVGVPDERFGERVVAVLSAKEGASVNEAALLDFARTRLAGYKMPRQLVFVETVQRAANGKADYKWAKEVALGSGA, from the coding sequence ATGATCTGGCATTTCGCCGATGTGTTTGACACGATCGCATCGCTGGCTCCCGATCAAATTGCATTGATAAATGGCGATACCCACCGCAGCTGGCGCGATTATGAGGATCGGTCTGCGCGGCTTGCCAATGCGCTTTTGGCGGCGGGACTGAAACCTGACGCCAAGACAGCAATTTATGCACATAATTCGAACGCCTATCTCGAAGCGCAATATGCATCTTTCAAGGCGCGCACCGTGCCGATCAATGTCAATTATCGCTATGTTGAACATGAGCTGACCTATTTGTTCGACAATGGAGACGTCGAAGCCGTATTTTTCGATGCCAAGTTCGCACCGAGGCTGGCAGCAATCCGTGACCACTTGCCAAAGCTGAAACTGTTTGTGCAGATCGACGACGGGTCGGGCGAAACCCTTGCCGGTGCGCAAGACTTTGAGGCGCTTATTGCAACCAATGCGCCCCTGCCCCGGCTCGATTATGGCGAAGACGATATTTACATGATCTACACCGGTGGCACGACCGGTATGCCGAAGGGCGTGATGTACCGGCATGGTGACCTTAGCGCAGGTATTGCGTCAGCGTTGCTGGGTCCGGAAGTGGTTGAGCCGTCGCCCGAAATGTTGGTCGCCGTGGTTCAGGCACTGAAAGAAGCCGGAGCCGCCCCCATCTCGCTGCCGGCCTGCCCGTTGATGCACGGCACCGGTATGTGGATCGGAGCCTTTTTTGCGCATTTTGCCGGCGGCGCAGTGGCGACCATCAGCGACGAAAAATTCGATCCCGACGCAATTTGGGCCTTCATTGAACGTAAGCGCGTGAACGCCGTGGCGATTGTAGGCGACGCCTTTGCCAAGCCGATGCTTGCTGCGTTGCGCGAAGCGGAGGCGCGCGGCCAGCATTATGACCTGACTTCGCTAAAGGTAATCGGTTCATCAGGCGTTATGTTCTCCAGCGAGGTGAAGCGCGGATTGCTCGAATATATCGATGTTGAAATCCGTGATTCGATTGGATCGACAGAAGGCGCAATGGGCGGATCGGTCGTGTCGCGTTCGCTACCCCCGGTCGACACCGCAAAATTTGCGTTTAATCCGACCACCAAGGTCTTCAACGACCGGGATGAGGAAGTGCAACCGGGATCAGATGAAATCGGCATGATCGCCAATGGCGGCGTCGTACCTGTCGGTTATTTCAAAGACCCGGAAAAAAGCGCCAAGACGTTCCGTTCGATTGCGGGGGTGCGCTATTCCTTCCCGGGCGATTTTGCACAAGTGACCGCCGATGGTACACTCGTCCTGCTGGGGCGCGGTTCCGTTTGTATCAACACCGGGGGCGAGAAAGTCTTTCCGGAAGAGGTCGAGGAAGCGCTGAAAGCGCATGGCGACATTTGGGACGCGCTGGTCGTCGGGGTTCCGGACGAACGATTTGGCGAACGTGTCGTTGCTGTCTTGTCGGCCAAAGAAGGCGCATCGGTCAATGAAGCGGCACTTCTGGATTTTGCCCGCACCCGGCTCGCAGGCTATAAAATGCCCCGCCAGCTTGTCTTTGTCGAAACAGTGCAGCGCGCCGCCAATGGCAAGGCTGACTATAAATGGGCGAAAGAGGTTGCGCTGGGAAGCGGTGCCTAA
- a CDS encoding M20/M25/M40 family metallo-hydrolase, with protein MGTSKWMLAAGLATMATVAVSAQQLRPDQTAFRELYAELVNTNTAYSNGSCTIAANQLAKRMHDAGFTKDEAKVIVVPGYEREGNLVAEYKGTSKMLKPMLLLAHIDVVEAKREDWTRDPFTLVEEDGFFYARGVADDKVQAAIWVDSLIRFKKASFKSKRTIKLAATCGEESSSKALNGAEWLARNMPETLSAEFALNEGGGGRLDKNGKPQFLAIQVGEKANRIFDLEATNPGGHSSVPRPDNAIYDLAEAIVAVKRLGFPVQLNDTTRAFLTQMAPTAPAAGQKAIADLLADESNEQAAAILSADPVLNSTLRTTCVATMLDAGHAPNALPQRAKGVVNCRIVPGMSTEDTQSAIEKAIANPRVEVSLRKPHRPMAVPPPLDKRILDPAIKLAGEVFPGVPLVPTMSTGATDATMTALIGIPTYGIPGIFYEADGGGVHGLNERLRVKSVYDGRDYLHRLVQIYADK; from the coding sequence ATGGGCACTTCAAAATGGATGCTGGCTGCGGGTTTGGCGACCATGGCTACCGTGGCGGTATCGGCGCAACAACTCCGCCCCGATCAAACGGCGTTTCGCGAGCTCTATGCCGAACTAGTCAACACGAACACCGCCTATTCAAACGGCAGTTGCACTATCGCAGCCAATCAACTGGCCAAACGCATGCACGATGCCGGGTTCACCAAGGACGAGGCCAAGGTGATCGTTGTCCCGGGTTATGAACGTGAGGGCAATCTGGTTGCTGAGTATAAGGGAACGTCCAAGATGTTAAAGCCAATGCTGCTGTTGGCCCACATAGACGTTGTCGAAGCCAAGCGCGAAGACTGGACGAGGGATCCGTTCACGCTGGTGGAGGAGGATGGATTTTTCTATGCGCGCGGGGTCGCTGATGACAAGGTGCAGGCCGCGATTTGGGTCGACAGCCTGATCCGTTTCAAAAAGGCAAGCTTTAAGTCCAAACGTACAATCAAGCTGGCCGCAACTTGCGGAGAGGAAAGTTCGAGCAAGGCACTTAATGGTGCCGAATGGCTCGCGCGCAACATGCCTGAAACGCTATCCGCCGAATTCGCATTGAATGAAGGCGGGGGCGGTCGGCTCGATAAGAATGGCAAACCGCAATTTCTGGCAATCCAAGTCGGCGAAAAGGCGAACCGGATATTCGATCTGGAAGCAACAAACCCCGGTGGACACAGCTCTGTCCCGCGCCCCGACAATGCGATCTATGATCTGGCCGAAGCCATTGTGGCGGTAAAGCGGCTCGGATTTCCGGTGCAGTTGAACGACACGACGCGGGCATTTCTGACGCAGATGGCGCCAACAGCACCCGCTGCCGGACAAAAGGCGATTGCAGACCTGCTGGCTGATGAAAGCAATGAGCAGGCTGCCGCTATCCTTTCAGCCGACCCTGTACTGAATTCTACTTTGCGCACCACATGTGTGGCCACGATGCTGGATGCCGGCCACGCGCCCAACGCGTTGCCACAGCGGGCGAAGGGTGTCGTCAATTGCCGTATCGTGCCCGGTATGAGCACCGAAGATACGCAGAGCGCTATTGAAAAGGCCATTGCCAATCCGCGCGTTGAAGTCAGTCTGCGCAAGCCGCATCGGCCGATGGCGGTACCACCGCCGCTCGACAAGCGCATTCTTGATCCGGCAATCAAATTGGCGGGGGAGGTTTTTCCAGGTGTCCCGCTCGTCCCCACAATGTCTACCGGGGCGACCGATGCGACAATGACCGCGCTGATCGGCATTCCAACCTATGGCATTCCGGGTATCTTCTACGAAGCTGATGGCGGTGGCGTGCACGGATTGAATGAACGGTTGCGGGTCAAATCGGTTTATGACGGTCGCGATTATCTGCACCGGCTGGTGCAGATATATGCAGACAAATAA
- a CDS encoding HU family DNA-binding protein, whose product MNKNDLVAAVADASGLSKTDAGKAVEATFDAITKALKKGGEVRLVGFGTFAVAKRKASTGRNPRTGEEMKIPASNQPKFKAGKALKDAVN is encoded by the coding sequence ATGAACAAGAATGATCTCGTCGCAGCCGTTGCAGATGCAAGCGGCCTCAGCAAAACCGATGCAGGCAAGGCAGTGGAAGCTACCTTTGACGCCATCACAAAGGCGCTCAAAAAGGGTGGCGAAGTTCGCCTCGTTGGCTTCGGCACCTTCGCTGTTGCCAAGCGCAAGGCTTCGACCGGTCGCAACCCGCGCACCGGTGAAGAGATGAAGATCCCTGCTTCGAACCAGCCCAAGTTCAAGGCTGGCAAGGCACTCAAGGATGCCGTGAACTAA
- the lon gene encoding endopeptidase La: protein MTISLPLLPLRDIVVFPGMVVPLFVGRDKSVVALEKAMAADKEIFLVAQLDPAEDDPDYDDLYTVGVTATIMQLLKLPDGTVRVLVEGKQRASLLRLHNRAADYVEAEVEAMTDAASDGPETTALMRSVIEQFEQYSKLNKKMPAETAIQLAEISDAAQLADAVAANINLKVADKQSLLVEADPLKRLEMAFAFMEGELGVLQVEKKIRGRVKRQMEKSQREYYLNEQLKAIQRELGNGDEEGGDELAELQTKIDTLKLSKEAKAKAQAEMKKLRSMAPMSAEATVVRNYLDALLGVPWGKRSKLKRDIAKAQDILDADHFALEKVKDRIIEYLAVQARTNKLKGPILCLVGPPGVGKTSLGKSIAKATGREFIRQSLGGVRDEAEIRGHRRTYIGSMPGKIASNLKKAGTMNPLFLLDEIDKLGQDFRGDPASALLEVLDPEQNNKFNDHYLEIDLDLSDVMFVTTANSMNLPQPLLDRMEIIRLEGYTEDEKLEIAKRHLVEKQVSAHGLKKGEFDVSDDALRDLIRFYTREAGVRTLEREIAKLARKALRRILEGKTKSVSVTPENLAEFSGVRKYRHGIGEDENQIGAVTGLAWTEVGGELLTIEAVTVGGKGQIKTTGKLGEVMSESIQAALSYVKARAPSYGIKPSIFNRKDVHIHLPEGAVPKDGPSAGIGMVTAIVSTLTGIAVHRDVAMTGEVTLRGRVLPIGGLKEKLLAALRGGIKTVLIPQDNEKDLAEIPANIKEGLEIIPVTHVDQVLARALVAPLVPVEWTEADELAALQPPAPASATGATVTH, encoded by the coding sequence ATGACTATATCTTTGCCCCTGTTGCCGTTGCGCGACATTGTTGTTTTCCCCGGAATGGTCGTGCCGCTATTTGTCGGTCGCGACAAATCGGTCGTTGCGCTTGAAAAAGCGATGGCGGCGGACAAGGAGATTTTCCTCGTCGCCCAGCTCGATCCCGCTGAAGACGATCCAGATTATGACGATCTCTATACGGTCGGCGTAACTGCGACGATAATGCAGTTGCTGAAATTGCCCGACGGCACTGTCCGGGTACTTGTCGAAGGAAAACAGCGCGCGAGCCTGTTGCGTTTGCACAACCGTGCCGCCGACTATGTCGAAGCCGAAGTAGAGGCCATGACCGACGCGGCCAGCGACGGTCCTGAAACCACTGCCTTGATGCGTTCGGTGATCGAACAGTTCGAGCAATATTCGAAGCTCAACAAGAAAATGCCTGCGGAAACCGCAATACAATTGGCCGAAATCAGCGATGCGGCGCAATTGGCGGATGCCGTTGCAGCCAATATCAACCTGAAGGTTGCGGACAAGCAGTCGTTGCTGGTTGAAGCTGATCCGCTCAAGCGTCTCGAAATGGCCTTTGCCTTCATGGAAGGCGAACTGGGCGTGCTGCAGGTCGAAAAGAAAATTCGCGGCCGCGTGAAGCGCCAGATGGAGAAATCGCAGCGCGAATATTATCTCAACGAGCAGCTGAAAGCGATCCAGCGTGAGTTGGGTAATGGGGATGAAGAGGGCGGCGACGAGCTCGCCGAACTGCAGACCAAGATTGATACGCTGAAGCTTTCGAAGGAAGCCAAGGCCAAGGCGCAGGCCGAAATGAAGAAGCTGCGCAGTATGGCGCCTATGTCGGCCGAAGCGACCGTTGTGCGCAATTATCTCGACGCATTGCTTGGCGTGCCATGGGGCAAGCGTTCCAAACTGAAGCGCGATATCGCCAAGGCGCAGGATATTCTTGATGCTGACCATTTCGCTCTCGAAAAGGTCAAGGACCGGATTATAGAATATTTGGCCGTACAGGCGCGTACCAACAAGTTGAAGGGGCCGATCCTGTGCCTCGTCGGCCCTCCCGGCGTGGGCAAGACCTCGCTTGGCAAGTCGATTGCCAAGGCAACCGGGCGCGAATTCATCCGTCAGTCGCTGGGCGGGGTTCGTGACGAAGCCGAAATCCGCGGGCACCGCCGCACCTATATCGGTTCGATGCCTGGCAAGATTGCGTCTAACCTGAAAAAGGCCGGGACGATGAACCCGCTGTTCCTGCTCGACGAGATTGACAAGCTTGGTCAGGATTTCCGGGGTGATCCGGCGTCGGCGCTGCTTGAAGTGCTTGATCCTGAACAGAACAACAAGTTCAACGATCACTATCTGGAAATCGACCTCGATCTGTCCGACGTGATGTTCGTGACCACGGCGAACAGCATGAACCTGCCGCAGCCTTTGCTCGACCGTATGGAGATTATCCGGCTCGAAGGTTATACCGAAGACGAGAAGCTGGAAATTGCCAAACGCCATCTGGTTGAAAAACAGGTCAGCGCACATGGCCTGAAGAAGGGCGAGTTTGACGTCAGCGATGATGCTCTGCGCGACCTTATCCGGTTTTACACGCGTGAGGCAGGCGTTCGGACATTGGAACGCGAGATCGCGAAACTGGCCCGCAAGGCGCTGCGCCGTATTCTGGAAGGCAAGACCAAGAGCGTTTCGGTGACTCCCGAAAATCTTGCCGAGTTCTCTGGCGTGCGCAAATATCGCCACGGCATTGGTGAAGATGAAAATCAGATCGGAGCCGTAACCGGTCTTGCCTGGACCGAGGTTGGCGGTGAACTGTTGACCATCGAAGCCGTCACGGTAGGTGGCAAAGGCCAGATCAAGACAACCGGAAAGCTAGGCGAAGTGATGAGCGAGTCGATTCAGGCAGCTCTATCCTATGTAAAGGCGCGCGCGCCCAGCTATGGTATCAAACCTTCGATCTTCAACCGCAAGGATGTCCATATTCACTTGCCTGAAGGGGCAGTGCCCAAGGATGGACCATCGGCTGGCATTGGCATGGTGACAGCAATTGTTTCGACATTGACCGGAATTGCCGTGCACCGTGACGTCGCGATGACCGGAGAGGTCACGCTGCGCGGACGTGTGCTGCCGATTGGTGGTCTCAAGGAGAAACTATTGGCTGCGCTGCGAGGCGGGATCAAAACGGTGCTTATTCCGCAGGACAATGAAAAGGATTTGGCCGAAATACCTGCCAATATCAAAGAAGGGCTGGAGATCATCCCGGTAACACATGTCGACCAGGTTTTGGCGCGTGCGCTTGTTGCGCCACTTGTGCCGGTTGAGTGGACCGAAGCGGACGAGCTGGCTGCCTTGCAACCACCCGCACCTGCATCTGCAACAGGGGCTACGGTCACACACTGA
- a CDS encoding YbaB/EbfC family nucleoid-associated protein: protein MKSIEDMMKAAQEAAQTIQKQMEEAQGKLDTIEVEGVSGGGLVKVRASAKGRIIGLSIDDSLIVPSDKQMLEDLIVAAFNDAREKADSASNAEMGKMTSGLPLPPGFKLPF from the coding sequence ATGAAAAGCATTGAAGATATGATGAAGGCCGCACAAGAGGCCGCACAAACCATCCAGAAGCAGATGGAAGAAGCGCAAGGTAAGCTGGACACTATCGAAGTCGAAGGTGTTTCGGGCGGTGGTCTGGTAAAGGTTCGGGCATCCGCAAAGGGCCGGATTATCGGGCTGTCCATTGATGATAGCCTGATCGTCCCATCGGATAAACAGATGCTGGAAGATTTGATCGTGGCCGCCTTCAATGACGCGCGAGAAAAGGCAGACAGCGCGAGCAATGCCGAAATGGGCAAGATGACGAGCGGCTTGCCGCTGCCTCCCGGCTTCAAACTACCGTTCTAA
- a CDS encoding DNA polymerase III subunit gamma/tau, with translation MDDSLIETAPERDPDMPDDALGLGLAPVAPPIATATPYRVLARKYRPQNFAELIGQDAMVQTLGNAIKRDRLAHAFLMTGVRGVGKTSTARLIAKALNCIGPDGQGGPTIDPCGKCEPCTAIAEGRHIDVIEMDAASHTGVDDVREIIEAVRYAAVSARYKIYIIDEVHMLSKNAFNALLKTLEEPPAHVKFLFATTEVNKVPITVLSRCQRFDLKRISVEKLTTHFAEVCGKEGVMADGEALALVAQAAEGSVRDGLSILDQAIAHADLDGDGVVSAAQVRSMLGLSDRSAVRRLFGLLLAGEAQAVLEEAKRQYRLGVEPAATLAGLLREVHLVTLAKIGSPHDATLPEDAREQIDGWADKLSFPVLHRLWQLLLKGHDEVARASLPLESCDMALLRVLHGASMPDPGELARLLQNGPVPTPVATAPQISGESSASTVSTSALPASFAALVAHLDKSGFVNLAATMHDVMRVVAHAPPALRYQLAGPVHQGFLTELREALFRATGERWDVEEAEGDAQPTLLELERLQEAQANREILESPLVKAALDAFPDAEVSVEGRLISPDRQAEVRSLRA, from the coding sequence ATGGACGATTCACTGATCGAGACTGCCCCGGAGCGCGATCCGGACATGCCCGACGATGCGCTCGGGCTCGGTCTTGCTCCGGTTGCACCACCTATCGCGACGGCAACGCCATACCGCGTGCTCGCGCGCAAATATCGTCCGCAGAATTTTGCCGAGCTAATCGGCCAGGATGCGATGGTCCAGACACTGGGTAACGCAATAAAGCGCGACCGGTTGGCACACGCCTTTTTGATGACGGGTGTACGCGGGGTTGGGAAAACCTCGACTGCGCGCTTGATTGCCAAAGCGTTGAACTGCATCGGTCCGGACGGCCAGGGCGGGCCGACAATCGATCCCTGCGGAAAATGTGAGCCGTGCACGGCAATTGCTGAGGGGCGCCATATCGATGTCATCGAAATGGATGCCGCCAGCCATACCGGTGTCGACGATGTCCGCGAAATCATTGAAGCAGTGCGCTATGCTGCGGTTTCGGCGCGGTATAAGATTTACATCATCGACGAAGTGCACATGCTATCGAAAAACGCGTTCAATGCATTGCTGAAGACGCTTGAAGAACCCCCCGCGCATGTCAAATTCCTGTTCGCCACGACCGAGGTGAACAAGGTTCCGATAACGGTGCTATCGCGGTGCCAGCGGTTTGATCTGAAACGAATTTCTGTCGAAAAGCTGACCACACATTTTGCCGAAGTTTGCGGCAAAGAAGGTGTGATGGCGGATGGTGAAGCATTGGCGCTTGTCGCGCAGGCTGCCGAAGGCTCGGTACGCGACGGGCTCTCAATTCTTGACCAGGCGATAGCCCATGCTGATCTTGACGGCGACGGCGTGGTCAGCGCGGCGCAGGTGCGCTCAATGCTCGGGCTGTCTGACCGCTCAGCCGTCCGGCGGTTGTTTGGATTGCTGCTGGCCGGCGAAGCGCAAGCAGTATTGGAGGAAGCCAAGCGCCAATATCGTCTAGGCGTTGAGCCCGCCGCTACTTTGGCTGGGCTGCTGCGCGAAGTGCATCTGGTAACACTGGCGAAAATTGGCAGCCCTCACGATGCGACCCTGCCCGAAGATGCGCGCGAACAGATTGATGGCTGGGCCGACAAGCTGTCCTTTCCGGTGCTCCACCGGCTTTGGCAGTTGCTGCTGAAAGGCCATGATGAAGTTGCGCGTGCCAGCCTTCCACTCGAAAGTTGCGATATGGCGCTTTTGCGCGTGCTGCACGGCGCCAGCATGCCCGACCCGGGTGAGCTTGCGCGCCTCTTGCAAAATGGACCCGTGCCCACGCCGGTTGCAACGGCGCCGCAGATTTCAGGTGAGTCCTCCGCTTCAACTGTAAGCACGTCCGCATTGCCTGCGAGTTTTGCCGCATTGGTGGCGCATCTGGACAAGAGCGGCTTTGTGAATCTCGCCGCGACGATGCACGACGTAATGCGGGTGGTTGCTCATGCGCCGCCGGCGCTGCGATATCAGCTTGCCGGGCCGGTTCATCAGGGCTTTCTGACCGAGTTGCGCGAAGCATTGTTCCGCGCCACTGGCGAGCGTTGGGATGTCGAAGAGGCGGAAGGTGATGCGCAACCGACATTGCTGGAATTGGAGCGGCTGCAAGAGGCGCAAGCCAATCGTGAGATACTCGAATCCCCGCTGGTGAAAGCCGCGCTCGACGCCTTTCCCGATGCGGAAGTTAGTGTAGAAGGCCGCTTGATCTCTCCCGACAGGCAGGCTGAGGTTCGGAGCTTAAGAGCATGA
- a CDS encoding N-acetylmuramoyl-L-alanine amidase family protein: MHIGAMMFAAIALFSAFAVQPVMVADKQLFEPTANMRTRNEILQSSHFRSEPPKRRYEVTAPIGKGSGKGLPKIHGPADSRLPLVVLDAGHGGHDPGAISPHSGKREKDVTLDIALAIRDQLVATGRVRVALTRDGDGFLVLQDRYGIARRLKADLFISIHADAAENEDARGGTVYTLSEVASDREAQRLAARENKADIINGVNLGGQDTEVSSILIDLTQRETMNVSASFAKLLLREAKPNMVLRGNSHKFASFIVLKAPDTPSILFETGYISNREDAEFLASREGQAKIARSVSSAVQSHFARRLAGN; encoded by the coding sequence CTGCATATCGGGGCAATGATGTTTGCTGCCATCGCTTTGTTCTCGGCATTCGCCGTTCAACCCGTCATGGTAGCTGACAAGCAATTGTTCGAGCCGACCGCAAATATGCGCACGCGCAACGAAATCCTGCAATCGAGCCACTTCCGTTCGGAACCACCCAAAAGGCGGTATGAAGTTACGGCTCCGATTGGCAAGGGTTCTGGCAAAGGGCTTCCCAAAATCCACGGTCCTGCGGACTCCCGGTTACCGCTGGTCGTGCTCGACGCCGGGCATGGGGGGCATGATCCTGGCGCGATTAGTCCCCATAGTGGAAAACGCGAAAAAGATGTGACCCTGGACATCGCCCTCGCAATCCGCGATCAATTGGTGGCGACGGGACGCGTCCGGGTTGCGCTGACCCGAGACGGAGACGGCTTTCTGGTGCTGCAGGACCGCTATGGAATTGCGCGACGGTTAAAGGCCGATTTGTTCATTTCCATTCATGCTGATGCCGCTGAAAACGAGGATGCGCGTGGCGGAACTGTGTATACGCTGTCCGAGGTCGCTTCTGACCGCGAGGCGCAAAGGCTAGCTGCCCGCGAGAACAAGGCTGATATTATCAATGGCGTCAATCTGGGAGGGCAGGACACAGAAGTGTCCTCTATTCTGATTGATCTGACCCAGCGCGAAACGATGAACGTTTCTGCCAGCTTTGCCAAATTGCTGCTGCGGGAAGCCAAGCCCAATATGGTGTTACGTGGAAATTCCCACAAATTTGCTTCGTTCATAGTGTTGAAGGCCCCCGATACGCCATCAATCCTGTTTGAAACAGGATATATCAGCAATCGGGAAGATGCGGAGTTTCTGGCATCCCGCGAAGGACAGGCAAAGATTGCGCGTTCGGTTTCGTCGGCAGTGCAGTCGCATTTTGCGCGACGTCTCGCCGGCAATTGA